The nucleotide sequence AAACCGAGGGACACGAGTAATGGTATGACATCTTGAAACCCACCCGCCGTGGAAACGGCACGCATGAAAACCGCCATCACCCTCTGCCAAGTCCCGGAAGCGGCCTCCGGTCCCTTCGTCCTGCGCACTCACCTGCCGGAAGCATTCGCCACCGCCGCCGCACTCGGATTCGATGCGGTGGAACTGTTTCTGCCCGGACCCGATTTCGTTTCGGTGGATGAGGTGAAATCCCTGGCGGAAAAACACGACCTCTCGATCGCCGCCATCGGCACGGGGGCCGGCTGGCTGCGACACGGACTTTCCATCACCGATCCCTCGGCCGAAAAACGCGGAGCTGCGCTGGAGTTCATCCTTTCCATGATCCACTTCGGCGGGCAGCTCGGAGCGCCCGCCATCCTAGGGTCCATGCAGGGAAAAAAGGTGGATGATGAATCGATGGACCATTTCCTGTCCGGTCTGCACGCATGCTCGCAAGCCGCCGCCGCGCATGTGGTCCCGTTCGTCTACGAACCACTGAACCGCTATGAGACGAATCTCTTCAACCGCCTTTCGGACGCCGCGCTTTTCATTGAAACCAACGACCTGAAAAACGTGCTGCTGCTCGCCGACCTATTCCACATGAGCATCGAGGAATCAGACATCGCGGCGGCATTGTCGGATGCGGGCAGACACATCGGGCACGTTCATTTCGCGGACTCCAACAGGCAGGCGATGGGCTTCGGCCATACGAACGCGGCGGCGGTGATCTCCGCGCTGCGTGAGATCGGCTACCCCGGCTACCTGTCCGCGGAGATCCTTCCCCTGCCCGATCCGGAAACCGCCGCCCGCCAGACGATCTCCATCATCCGCGAACTGTCGGCATCATGAAAACCCGCACGCTTGGCAAGACGGGCATCGAGCTGCCGATCCTCTCCTTCGGAGCGTCGTCGCTCGGGGCGGAGTTCCGTTCCATCACTCTGGAGGAAGCCATGCTTTCGACGAAGACAGCCATCGATCTCGGCATGAACTTCATCGACACCTCGCCATTTTACGGGCGCGGCATGTCGGAAATCATGCTTGGCCTGGGCCTCAAGGGAATTCCACGCGGGAGCTATCTGTTAGGCACCAAACTGGGACGTTACTCGGACATCCACTTTGATTTCTCGGCAAGGCGTGTGGAGGAATCCGTACACGTCTCGCTGCAAAGGCTCGGCACGGATCATCTGGATATCCTTTTGCTGCATGATGTGGAATTCGTGCCCCTCGCACAAATCTGGGAGGAAACCCTGCCCGCCGTCCTGAAACTGAAGCGGCAGGGAAAGGTCCGCGCGGTGGGATTTTCCTGTTATCCGCTCAAGACCTTTCATTCGGTGCTGGATCACGTGGAGGATGAGATCGACTGCGTGCTTTCCTATAATCGACACACCTTGCAGAACACGTCATTTGCGGAAGATCTGCTCCCGCGCCTGGAGGCGAAATCCATCGGCGCGATGAATGCCGGTCCGTTCTCGGCGAGGCTTCTGACGAATGCCGAGTTGCCCGCATGGCTGAAGGAGCCGGAGGAAGTGAAGGCCGCCGCACGGGCCGCCGCGAAGCTCTGCGCCGGCCGCGGTGTGGATCTCGCGCAACTGGCGCTCCAGTTTTCCTGCGAGCATCCTGGTCTGGCGACCACCATCGCCGGTTCCGCGAATCCGGCCAACATCCGCAAGTGGGCGGAATGGCTCGAACAACCCATCGACCGCGAACTGCTGGCCGACGTGCTCGCCATTTTCTCCCCGGTCAGGAACATCGGCCACACCGAGGGCCTTCCGGAAAACAACTGATGCAAGCCATCCAATTCACCGCGCCTCGGGAGATCAATCTGGTCGATCTGGAGGAACCCGCCGTCCCGAAACCGGGCGAGGCTCTCGTCCGCACGCACCGCATGGGCATCTGCGGCACGGACCTCGCATGTTACCTCGGAAAATTTCCCTTCTTCGCCTATCCCCGCACACCGGGCCATGAACTCGGACTGGAAGTCGTGGCGGTGGCGGAGGACGTGACGAATGTGAAACCCGGCGACAAGTGCTCGCTGGAACCTTATGTGAATGATCCGGACTCCGCCACCTCGCTCAAGGGAGCACAGAATTGCTGCCCCGGCGTTCAGGTCATCGGCGTCCACAACAATGGCGGCCTGCGCAAGGGAGTCTTCGCTGTGCCCGCCCGCAAGCTGCATCCGGGCAACGATCTCACCTACGACCAGCTCGCGCTCGTGGAAACACTGGCCATCGGCTATCATGCGGTGCAACGCGGGAACCCCGCGGTGGGAGAAACCGTGCTCGTCATCGGGGCGGGCCCCATCGGCCTCGCTTGCCTGGAGTTTTTAAAACTGATGGAGGTGACGACCATCGTCATGGACATGGTGGAAAGCCGGCTGGATTTCTGTCGGGAAAATCTCGGCATCCGCCACGCCATTCCATTCAAGGCGGATGGCTCGCATCTGGCGGAATTGGAAAACCTGACCGATGGCCGGCTCGCCGATGTCATCATCGATGCCACGGGAAACCCGGTGTCCATGTCCACCTGCTTCAACTATGCCGCCTTCACCGGCCGTGTGGTTTACGTCGGCATCACCACCTCGGAACTCACGTTCCCGCACGCGCCGGTTTTCCACCGCCGCGAGCTGACCCTCATGGCCTCGCGGAACGCCATGCCGGAGGATTTCCGCCATATCATCCGGCTCATCCGCGAGGGAAAGATCGATACCGACGCATGGATCACCCACCGGATTTCCTTCGATGAAGTGCCTTCGAAGTTCGCGGATTTCACCGATCCGTCGCTTGGCGCGATCAAGGCGGTCATCGAAGTCCGATAACCCGTTTGGTCCCTTCCACCTGTCCGCACCGCCGGATAAAACCCTTCCGAACCATTCATGAAAACCTGCCCCAAATATACCTTCGGCGTCGGCGATCGCTTCGCCAACGGCGCACATGCCCAACTCGCCGCCTTCATCGAGGCGAAGAAACTCGGCATCGACATCGTCCCAGTATGGAACAAGTCGAACCGCGAGCACAACATCATCGGCTCCGAGCCGGTCCAGACGCGCGAGGCGGCGGACAAGGCGGTGGC is from Luteolibacter yonseiensis and encodes:
- a CDS encoding sugar phosphate isomerase/epimerase family protein, translated to MKTAITLCQVPEAASGPFVLRTHLPEAFATAAALGFDAVELFLPGPDFVSVDEVKSLAEKHDLSIAAIGTGAGWLRHGLSITDPSAEKRGAALEFILSMIHFGGQLGAPAILGSMQGKKVDDESMDHFLSGLHACSQAAAAHVVPFVYEPLNRYETNLFNRLSDAALFIETNDLKNVLLLADLFHMSIEESDIAAALSDAGRHIGHVHFADSNRQAMGFGHTNAAAVISALREIGYPGYLSAEILPLPDPETAARQTISIIRELSAS
- a CDS encoding aldo/keto reductase translates to MKTRTLGKTGIELPILSFGASSLGAEFRSITLEEAMLSTKTAIDLGMNFIDTSPFYGRGMSEIMLGLGLKGIPRGSYLLGTKLGRYSDIHFDFSARRVEESVHVSLQRLGTDHLDILLLHDVEFVPLAQIWEETLPAVLKLKRQGKVRAVGFSCYPLKTFHSVLDHVEDEIDCVLSYNRHTLQNTSFAEDLLPRLEAKSIGAMNAGPFSARLLTNAELPAWLKEPEEVKAAARAAAKLCAGRGVDLAQLALQFSCEHPGLATTIAGSANPANIRKWAEWLEQPIDRELLADVLAIFSPVRNIGHTEGLPENN
- a CDS encoding zinc-binding alcohol dehydrogenase family protein, producing the protein MQAIQFTAPREINLVDLEEPAVPKPGEALVRTHRMGICGTDLACYLGKFPFFAYPRTPGHELGLEVVAVAEDVTNVKPGDKCSLEPYVNDPDSATSLKGAQNCCPGVQVIGVHNNGGLRKGVFAVPARKLHPGNDLTYDQLALVETLAIGYHAVQRGNPAVGETVLVIGAGPIGLACLEFLKLMEVTTIVMDMVESRLDFCRENLGIRHAIPFKADGSHLAELENLTDGRLADVIIDATGNPVSMSTCFNYAAFTGRVVYVGITTSELTFPHAPVFHRRELTLMASRNAMPEDFRHIIRLIREGKIDTDAWITHRISFDEVPSKFADFTDPSLGAIKAVIEVR